The following nucleotide sequence is from Malania oleifera isolate guangnan ecotype guangnan chromosome 4, ASM2987363v1, whole genome shotgun sequence.
TGcactaatccaagcaaatgaacccctatatatagacttgcccaattttataaccgttggggatacatagtgtattattaaatttattttaaaaatgtttagaaaaattaaccgtGTTTAACGCAAAATAACCACGATAAAAATtaggacaacccgagagttttaggtgcctgacccttggtttggtcgcccgaacaaacacaacagaaaaagtaacttttcaatgtttgggtgcctgaataagggttcggtttgctagcctaggcgattttccattatgtccgaggttcggtctcCCAAGGATGATTTGAATGTGATCGTTCGGGctaccgagttggtggaaaaTGTCAGAATAAAGATTCGGTTGATCGAGGACGCTACAGTCCTTTTGGTTTGGTTGCTCAAAACCAAGTCAACTCGCTGACCATTCaacgattcggtcgaccaaggtgatTGAACACtacagttcggtcgcccaaagcctTACTAGGCTTAAGTCCCTTTTTAATTCAATAAGTTTCCTTAATAGCATATGTGATTTTGGAGACTAACTTAAGTGTAaatgcagggacctagggtctttctaaggtctttgatcTTATTAGTTccaacatgcatgatatgcatttaattattacaaacctttcctattttactattatagacccgaattgaacataatataaattacaataaataaatcttctgggtctttatttttcaagtcttcatatgccattaaatgatcttactaatatgaacttgcacacaaacttgctagacattaaatacctgattaTTTGAGAAAAGAGAGAAACAAGAAAATTCTAAAGGAACTTATAGGGTCTCTTCGATGAATGCAGGGCGCTCGTtgacgagcatccttcttgggttcgtcgacggggacattcgtctcatcaatgagaaattaccgagagggtcGTTCCAAGGCCTAAATCTCATCGATAAGGAGTAGGCGTTCGTCAACAAGACTACTGCTTGGACTCGTCAActaggtgacgtggctcgtcgacgaggccacgtggacaacattttatatatagccttAAAATggatttttaatgaaagaaattcatttttacagtttctctctctttctctttctctctctctctctctaacacgaTTCCTCTGATTTCTCTTTACAAATTCGGTTccgtctctccccggttcgacgatcagaagctaccacaatgatcatggagagattctctacaacatagctggagtgaaatgttaatttgagaagtttgggaaccatcccaaaatcaaggtaagtggattattgagtattttcagtattacccaattcatTTGAGGCCAAATTctgtattatatgcgaatatactggaattttgtgaaataaaattagggtattatattttcaggagtAGAGTGTTTTGGTACCCTACAGGCAAGGGTGAGAACCCCTAtgggtgatatttcaggaacgtaggtaaaatgatatatgaattatagtttaggaattgcgcatatgtggatttggggaaatatgtatgtgataattatttaggtgaattcagttatTGGATTgtgaaattatatgtgtattgtCCCAGGATGTTGAAATGATAAATGCCACACACGTGAGAGTGTAAATATCAATTAGTGCTCAAATAGTTAGGTAAAGAAAATATgatatgctaggaattttagtatggttattagcagaaattatgtattttaccagattattattattcataccataaaatatttgtataacagAAAACatagattttagagcatgtgaatttaattatttaaattgtgtgtgGTATGAGCTCATAACAATTTAGCATAGTATTTATGCAGCTAataataccatgttttacagtatattagtatAAAATATCATGAGATATATATTtcatagaatgatgaatttttagtatacatatagatagaaattatacaatatattaagaaacatgatttacagtatatgtacaaaaacatatattttcagcaatttcagaatatcatgattttagAACCATAATGCCCAGATACTCAGATACTCAGACAGATTTTCAGTTATACAGATaataaatattcagtcagttatttagattttcaaatttattcaaattagtttcatagtgttatggttatttcaaaatcatggtaaaatagtattatagatatatcagttatatatgtatatagtattagaccctgatggactggATTCAgccagcagagcacggtaccgtagctattttcagtttagattgcaaccacataactcagatagtatgtgaatattcagtagtcgatcgtgcctatgttgtggacaggctccccgccagttagggttgaggaggccgatctgactttcggagtttagttgacttatcctggtcagGCAGCTAGGATAAAtcctgcctttgggctgcacaactctgtcatgaagggttaaatcatgactttcagttatccatccaggaaaattttctcagttattattatatttatattcagatttacagaaaccatCGACATACCTATgaatagtagaagtattatgaataaaaaattcagaaaaatagtttatgttaagtaacctaggtatgagctatactatacattatttatacgtgttctctcatattcagttatttatggtatttttaaatcagattttacaaatatgtaaactcacttaccacatactagcaataacatattttgtcttactgagcgttgtctcatcccaatgatttaacatttttcaggtgattcagttaggcgagcagatcaagcccGCAGATAGAGGGACTACAGTATTGCCCTgtttgtagggtgagtattttgagaagTCATTTTTAAGTAGTCCCTAAGttcagatgagggtattttgagaatggttatgtatgtatattttaggaaaaattctgacactctagtattgtatatattgatatggttgtatgtatttatactttccgctgcataggtagtttagGATCATGATGGTGgtatgatttataataaaaggTATTAGGGCAgtgaaattttacagtatatatttataaggaaaaaaaatggcatgaaaaatcaagttgttatagatatgacttataaggtcaacaatcacATCATCGGTGAACTCATTTAACCCTTTATCGGTTTCCTGCTCATATGTTTCTTCATCTTCTAAATTAACATCGTTCATAATATTCATCCCCACATCTAACGCAACgttcgcaatggcaaacaacgatCTTGGATCTTCAATGGGAACTTCTTCGAGACCTCCTTGTTCATCCATGTGAAAAACAAGTATTTTATATGTCGGCAGCTCGAACAACGATCCCTAGCCTTCCTTAAAATCCACAGCAGACGTCCCACCAACCTTCGCACTCGTGTATGTTTCAATACCTTCGTCCGCAGTGATTTCATAATGAcgtgtttgttgggtgtcttcctccACTTCAACCACATGTTCGGCAAGCGTCCCTGTCTGCCTATCTGCGACGACGCCCATTTGAGGAATGACTTCCACATATAACTACACAGTTATATATGTCGAACCTACGCAATGTGCAACCAAAACAATGTGCAAACCATAGTCATCTGTTATAGGAACAACCTTATAGATGACTGTATCATTGAACCCTCGTATAGGGTATCTTATGGTCACCCACAATGCTTGTTGGTTTGgattaatatgcaaatatttgtttATCTTTGCatacaatttaattaatttagtccTATTGGCAATTCGAATTGGTACAACCGGCTTAGTACtataactgtaacgacctgctttatttccatgttttttttttttttcactacgACATTTAATATGTTCTGATACCATACTGTATTAAACCCagccatcaacctaagcaacaagaagcagaaatcaaataaacataaccacatataattatatacaataccagagtgctaaattgttttccGGAATATACATGTACAACtgtattcccaaaatacccttaactggtgagggctatacaaaaatattcccaaaatatactcactctctactgacagggcagtactatgacccctctatctgcgagtctggtctgctTGCTtatctggattacctgaaaaatgttaaagtaattgggatgagccaacgctcagtaagacgaaatatgctattactagtgtgtggcaaatgagctacaatattatgaaaatatgtttctatataatcatgtataattggatacgaaagtacagtacaagtaatgaaatacaccaccctttctaTGTTttttaacataacagtattgtaggttactattcaaaatacttctagtgtacataagtatgtttcctgtttttgtaaaactatatatatgtaatagtaactgaaaacttttccTGTGGacaactgtgtgtcatgatttaacccctcatgacaaggttgtgcggcccgtaggcgggatttaccctgtctggccaaccaggaataaatcactatacttcatcGGTCTAATCTGCctacctcaacccatatttggtggggagcctgtccacgtcaagggcctaggtgatcgacctactaccttgtattatctaaataagtggttgcactcataacataaatatctgtagcaacgataccgtgctctgtaactgcacaGTCCAacaaggtctaatactatataatatatatctttatatacaactatctgatttaccataattctgaaataactgtaataaccatgattctgaaTAAGATGTAACTGTAATTAATACATCATGATactgagaactgcataatcataatactgaaaactatataatcatagtactgaaattcgtataatcatagtactgagattcgtataatcattgtattaaaatttgtaaaatcatgatactgaaattcataaaacatatcccaTACTACaatcatattctcaagccacaccatactttaatacataattttcataatttaataaattgtattatattttaaaatttcctaacataacatatttctcttacctgactactggaaagtctctatggtatactggcctaacactcgtagggcctcctacacaacaccctgaaaataacatttgtcagaacagaatatcagtatttcttcgcctacatcattctTATAACTGTcaaaaggccaaaaatggactaaaaggtcttaccctgaatttgggatgaaatccaatttcgttttactaacgattcgctccagcagacttgcagagaactttgtcaggagcgtcgtggtggcttcggatcgtcaatccggggattggcggggccgaaatcgaagagataaGTGAGAGGGActgtaggggagagagagagagagagagagagagagagagagagagagagagagagagagagagcactgaaatttgaataaaaatccgaATTTGCTCTATTTttagggccagattcatcgatgagacacgtcacctcgtcgacgaatccttaagtaaattcgttgatgaatccctgtatttgtcgacgaaattcagagtagctcaAATtcgtctctcagtattttctcgtcgacgaaacgggaactcgtcaacgagatcctgaagaccttcgttgacgaaaccctgtattcattgacgaagtctGGCAATTCcctgaatttatttatttatttttttaatttttttattatctccaaaatgcgatgtcgtcgacgaacacggagcgttcatcgacgaagtctacgacctccttctgtttctgtttccattttctctttctcattattattaaaatactattattttccGTGTCACTACAATAACTAAGACCTTCTACTCTAGTAATAATTCCCCCCCCCCTATATACAACAACACCATTACCGAAACACTGCGTAAGCTTCTTGCCATTTAGATTGACCCTCGAGATCTAATAAAGACCtatggaaaataaaattgtatatataaacGCATGACATAACAAAAATAGACTAATTCGAATTTAGTCAGAGTTTGAACTTCGATGTTTACGTAGTAAGGTGTGAATGTATTGAAATTTCTATTTAACATTGTTTCTTAAGACTTAGGGGTGGAGAGAATTTAGGGACTAGCCTCACCAAAAAATAATTATTAGGTAGATTAAATCTATTGCATCATCCATAAATTAACCAAATAAAACATTGACTACtcatagattttttttaataaataattattaattaatatatgaaTAATCACTTTTTTATTAAATTAGTTTATAAACAATGTAGTGGCCATTAAAAATTTATCTTTTCATTAATATTATTCACATACAATTATGTACAATGCacttgatttatatatatatatatatatatatatatatatatttatttatttatttatttattagtatgtgtatatataattaagtaattacaaaatattttgaacTCTATTATTAAAGAGCTGACTGAAAATGCATGATTAGCATGCTcttaataaattttatatatatatatacacattaaataatttaattttcacCTGATTCTAGGGTTTAAGGGTTAAAAGGGCCAAATTCTAATAGCAAACAAATTAATAGCGAATTAATTTAGCAGCAAATTAATAGCAAACTAATTTATAAATCAATACACAGATTCAACACTAACCTCAGATTAATTAACAGCAAATTAACTAATAACATTTACACATTAAATATACAACAAATTTAATTCAGCCAAATACAAATAATGAAATGAAACCCTAATATCAGATTGAGGGTTTTTAGATGCATATTCCAATCACAATATCAAAAGCACCAAATACTaatttatgaatttaaataacAAATCTTCTAATCAAACTATTTAGTCCTTTAATGAAACTAACAAATCTCAATGAAATCATATATTTAGTTTTAGGGTAAGAAAAATCATACCTCATTTCCCCCTTTTTATAACTTACTTCCTAACGACCGTCCACCCTTAAACGGTCACCTACTATGAGCTATTCCCTTGAATGATTACCTGCTGCGAGTCCAATCCAAGCCTCCTGCTATTGCTGTCCTCTCCTCTCTGCAACTCTCTGTTCTCTGCTCTCTACTCTTTGCGTTCGCAAGGAAAATGAAGGAGAAAGGAGACTTGAAAGGTTTGAGCAAAACTCGCTGAACCATCCAATGAGTTTTACTTGCTATGCATCAACACACGAATGACTCTGACAATTCAAAACTCGTTAGATAATCCAACGGGATTTGGGACGcatcaaaatgaaaaatttttcttcattcagatttttatttaatattttattaaaaaataaaattaaaaatggaaaaaattcaAGGGAGATGATTGCCTTTCATTTTATAGCTCAAGtgactttctattttttttaaaatgtaagGAAAAATTGCTTGGCTTTTATccgatagaaaaagaaaagaatagaaaagaaaaaaacagcAAAATGATAAGGTTAGCGGCTCAACTGCTGAAGTCAAAAGTTACAATCGCTTCATCCGCTGGAAGAGATCTAgggtttatttattattatttattttttcctggtCGAAAATCAGGGTTTTAGATCACAATCATCGCGAAAATCGAAGGACCCAAGATCGAACGCCTTAGCAAAATCTTAAGCGATGCGCGTGCCTCTTGATCTCGCCGTTCAAAGAGATTCAAAAGTATTCGATTCAGTCTCTGTATCTTCGTAAAAAGCAAAGACCCTCATCTTGTTCGGACCAGGCTCGAGCAGTTATGGCGAAGATTAGACCAGGCAAGAGAGACTTAGACTCCTACGCCATTAAAGGCACCAACAAAGTAGTGAGaggtaacattttttttttgaagtctAATCTACATTGTCTGGTTTGTTTTGATCTGATGTCACTTGAACTTGCTGAAAATATTATCCTAAATCGGGCGAAATAGCAGAAAGAATCCATGTGGTCAACCCATCTAATGTGTCTTAAAGCTTGGGTGCTGTTGctgtttatttatttctttgtttaCTTTTGCGGATTTGTGTAGTGTTTGCCTGTTTCGGAGTGATTTTCGGGCGGTTTTGCAGCGGGAGATTGCGTGCTGATGCGCCCGTCTGACACTGATAAGCCCTCATATGTGGCGCGTGTTGAGAAGATCGAAGTTGATAACCGGAACAACATGAAGGTTCGGGTGCGGTGGTACTATCGGCCCGAGGAGTCGTTGGGCGGGCGGAGACAGTTTCATGGAGCTAAAGAATTGTTCTTGTCTGATCACTATGACGTGCAGAGTGCTCACACCATTGAGGGGAAGTGTACGGTTCACTCTTTCAAGAACTACACCAAGCTTGATAATGTTGGGGCGGAGGACTACTTTTGCCGGTTCGAGTACAAGGCTGCAACTGGGGGATTCACTCCAGATCGAGTGGCTGTGTGAGTGTGTGTTCTTTTGTTTTATTGATGATAGAATTTTGATGAATGTTTTTGGGCTGTATCATGAAGGAATTGAGTTTCTTTTCTTTGTTTGCATTGGTAATTGATGTTTGATTGCTTAGATTATTGATGAATGTTTTTTGGGTTGTATTTTGAAGGTATTGTAAATGTGAGATGCCATATAATCCAGATGATCTAATGGTACAGTGCGAGGGATGCAAGGACTGGTatatttcttatattcttgtttTCTAGTTGTTGATGTACAATGATATACTTGTAGTGGAATGACACATGAAAATGTCAATTAAAATGACCTCTGGAGATTTATTTTGTTGGATTACCTTGGTTTCTTGCTCCCTATATATTTATGTTAATAAATGTGTATTATCTTGTCTAAGGCTTTTGCTTTCATGTTACTTTGAACAGAGAGAAGGTAAGAGAAGAGAATAAATTTCTCTTCAAATCTTTTGTTTGGTTCTGTGAGatggagagaagagagaaaaagtGGAGAGAAGCagagaagaaaggaaaaagaagaaagaagatcCCAAAGCCTCTTCTTTTTCCTTCCCTAATTGGAGGGCGATGAAGGGAAACTATGCAAAAGTACTAGAACACCCTTATACAACTTTAAACAGTTTGCATGT
It contains:
- the LOC131153758 gene encoding chromatin remodeling protein EBS-like translates to MAKIRPGKRDLDSYAIKGTNKVVRAGDCVLMRPSDTDKPSYVARVEKIEVDNRNNMKVRVRWYYRPEESLGGRRQFHGAKELFLSDHYDVQSAHTIEGKCTVHSFKNYTKLDNVGAEDYFCRFEYKAATGGFTPDRVAVYCKCEMPYNPDDLMVQCEGCKDWFHPFCVGMSIEEAKRLDRFLCYGCSDENSKRPESTLPSVNKVEPKRRKK